One genomic window of Garra rufa chromosome 24, GarRuf1.0, whole genome shotgun sequence includes the following:
- the LOC141300457 gene encoding nucleoporin p58/p45-like isoform X1 encodes MSSFNFGTTTLGSTGTGGGFSFGAATSTPAAGTGGLSFGGFGTPTTTPAATSTTSTLGFGTSLFAQKPTTGFSFNTPASGAVAAAASTTGLALGSLAPSTAASAGFSLGFGKPAASATPFSLTTTTAAPTGTGLTLGSVLTSTAPQASSTGFSLNLGGAAATSSAPASGFSFGAGAGTGLFSNPALTGLGQSTLGGPLSLGGLVSASVAATSAPAPSLGLGGVDFSTSSEKNTDKLSSTRPEDSKALKDENLPGPICQDVDNFQKFVKEQKQVQEEISRMSSKAIVKVQEDIKTLRQLLSICASGLQRNSLSIDKLKLETSQELKNADIALRTQKIPPGLQHENTAPSDYFRALVEQFEVQLQQYRQQIEELENHLTTQSSGSHITPQDLSMAMQKLYQTFVALAAQLQGAHENVKTLKHQYLGYRRAFLDDSTDIFESKRIASKKWQSSPHVTTGPAPFGSIPNAAAVAMAATLTQQQQPAPGPQAPLGASFGTPFSSGIGTSMGSSSLGAFGSGPGFGGVATGGLSFGFSSSKPSGGSLSAGFGTSNTSGFNFSNPGINASAGLTFGVSNTQTPGFGAGGPLLQLKKPPAGNKRGKR; translated from the exons ATGTCCAGCTTTAACTTCGGCACAACGACCCTCGGGTCCACCGGTACCGGAGGGGGTTTCTCATTTGGAGCTGCGACCAG CACACCTGCTGCAGGTACGGGTGGACTCTCATTTGGAGGGTTTGGCACACCGACAACCACACCGGCCGCCACCAGTACCACATCAACACTGGGATTTGGGACCAGTTTATTTGCACAGAAACCAACAACTGGATTCTCCTTTAACACACCTGCCTCAG gggctgttgctgctgctgcatCCACTACTGGCCTTGCTTTAG GAAGTCTTGCCCCTTCAACCGCTGCTTCTGCTGGTTTCAGCCTGGGCTTCGGAAAGCCAGCAGCCTCCGCTACACCTTTCTCACTGACAACCACCACCGCTGCACCTACAGGCACAGGCCTGACTCTGGGATCCGTCCTGACCTCCACAGCCCCTCAGGCCAGCTCCACTGGCTTCTCGCTCAACTTAGGAGGAGCTGCCGCCACTTCCTCCGCTCCCGCCTCGGGTTTTTCCTTTGGTGCGGGTGCCGGTACTGGTCTATTTTCCAACCCTGCCTTGACAG GTTTGGGACAGTCCACTTTAGGTGGACCTCTGAGTCTGGGTGGTTTAGTCTCTGCCTCTGTCGCAGCCACCTCTGCGCCTGCGCCCAGTCTCGGCCTGGGTGGAGTAGACTTCAGTACTTCTTCTGAAAAGAACACTGACAAGTTATCCAGCACCAGACCAGA GGACAGCAAAGCCCTCAAAGATGAAAACTTGCCAGGTCCGATTTGTCAAGATGTGGACAACTTTCA GAAGTTTGTTAAGGAGCAGAAGCAAGTCCAGGAAGAGATCAGCAGGATGTCTTCTAAAGCCATTGTTAAAGTGCAAGAAGACATCAAGACACTCAGACAGCTTCTGTCCATCTGTGCCAGCGGCCTGCAAAGAAATTCACTCTCCATAGACAAGCTAAAGTTGGAAACTTCTCAG GAATTGAAGAATGCCGACATCGCACTTCGCACCCAGAAGATCCCTCCTGGACTCCAACATGAGAACACAGCACCTTCCGA TTATTTCCGAGCTCTTGTGGAGCAATTTGAGGTGCAGTTACAGCAGTACCGTCAGCAGATTGAAGAACTGGAGAATCATCTGACCACCCAGAGCAGCGGATCTCACATCACCCCTCAAG ATTTGTCCATGGCCATGCAGAAACTCTATCAGACATTTGTTGCACTTGCTGCACAGTTGCAGGGAGCTCATGAGAATGTTAAG ACTCTCAAACATCAGTACCTGGGCTACCGACGAGCCTTCCTCGACGACTCCACTGACATATTCGAGTCGAAACGCATCGCCAGCAAGAAATGGCAGAGCTCTCCGCACGTCACCACAGGCCCCGCCCCCTTCGGCAGCATTCCCAACGCAGCAGCCGTTGCCATGGCTGCCACTCTCACTCAGCAGCAGCAGCCGGCTCCAG GACCACAGGCGCCCTTGGGGGCCAGTTTTGGCACTCCCTTTTCCTCGGGTATTGGCACTAGCATGGGCTCATCCAGCCTCGGAG CGTTTGGTAGCGGCCCTGGGTTTGGGGGTGTGGCAACAGGAGGTTTGTCGTTCGGGTTTTCCTCTAGCAAGCCATCTGGAGGGAGCCTGAGCGCAG GGTTTGGAACATCTAACACCTCTGGCTTCAACTTCAGTAACCCTGGAATCAATGCGTCAGCTGGGTTGACCTTTGGCGTTTCCAACACACAAACTCCTGGATTTGGGGCAGGAGGGCCACTGCTACAACTCAAAAAGCCACCAGCGGGAAATAAAAGGGGCAAGAGATAA
- the LOC141300457 gene encoding nucleoporin p58/p45-like isoform X2, whose protein sequence is MSSFNFGTTTLGSTGTGGGFSFGAATSTPAAGTGGLSFGGFGTPTTTPAATSTTSTLGFGTSLFAQKPTTGFSFNTPASGAVAAAASTTGLALGSLAPSTAASAGFSLGFGKPAASATPFSLTTTTAAPTGTGLTLGSVLTSTAPQASSTGFSLNLGGAAATSSAPASGFSFGAGAGTGLFSNPALTGLGQSTLGGPLSLGGLVSASVAATSAPAPSLGLGGVDFSTSSEKNTDKLSSTRPEDSKALKDENLPGPICQDVDNFQKFVKEQKQVQEEISRMSSKAIVKVQEDIKTLRQLLSICASGLQRNSLSIDKLKLETSQELKNADIALRTQKIPPGLQHENTAPSDYFRALVEQFEVQLQQYRQQIEELENHLTTQSSGSHITPQDLSMAMQKLYQTFVALAAQLQGAHENVKTLKHQYLGYRRAFLDDSTDIFESKRIASKKWQSSPHVTTGPAPFGSIPNAAAVAMAATLTQQQQPAPGPQAPLGASFGTPFSSGIGTSMGSSSLGGFGTSNTSGFNFSNPGINASAGLTFGVSNTQTPGFGAGGPLLQLKKPPAGNKRGKR, encoded by the exons ATGTCCAGCTTTAACTTCGGCACAACGACCCTCGGGTCCACCGGTACCGGAGGGGGTTTCTCATTTGGAGCTGCGACCAG CACACCTGCTGCAGGTACGGGTGGACTCTCATTTGGAGGGTTTGGCACACCGACAACCACACCGGCCGCCACCAGTACCACATCAACACTGGGATTTGGGACCAGTTTATTTGCACAGAAACCAACAACTGGATTCTCCTTTAACACACCTGCCTCAG gggctgttgctgctgctgcatCCACTACTGGCCTTGCTTTAG GAAGTCTTGCCCCTTCAACCGCTGCTTCTGCTGGTTTCAGCCTGGGCTTCGGAAAGCCAGCAGCCTCCGCTACACCTTTCTCACTGACAACCACCACCGCTGCACCTACAGGCACAGGCCTGACTCTGGGATCCGTCCTGACCTCCACAGCCCCTCAGGCCAGCTCCACTGGCTTCTCGCTCAACTTAGGAGGAGCTGCCGCCACTTCCTCCGCTCCCGCCTCGGGTTTTTCCTTTGGTGCGGGTGCCGGTACTGGTCTATTTTCCAACCCTGCCTTGACAG GTTTGGGACAGTCCACTTTAGGTGGACCTCTGAGTCTGGGTGGTTTAGTCTCTGCCTCTGTCGCAGCCACCTCTGCGCCTGCGCCCAGTCTCGGCCTGGGTGGAGTAGACTTCAGTACTTCTTCTGAAAAGAACACTGACAAGTTATCCAGCACCAGACCAGA GGACAGCAAAGCCCTCAAAGATGAAAACTTGCCAGGTCCGATTTGTCAAGATGTGGACAACTTTCA GAAGTTTGTTAAGGAGCAGAAGCAAGTCCAGGAAGAGATCAGCAGGATGTCTTCTAAAGCCATTGTTAAAGTGCAAGAAGACATCAAGACACTCAGACAGCTTCTGTCCATCTGTGCCAGCGGCCTGCAAAGAAATTCACTCTCCATAGACAAGCTAAAGTTGGAAACTTCTCAG GAATTGAAGAATGCCGACATCGCACTTCGCACCCAGAAGATCCCTCCTGGACTCCAACATGAGAACACAGCACCTTCCGA TTATTTCCGAGCTCTTGTGGAGCAATTTGAGGTGCAGTTACAGCAGTACCGTCAGCAGATTGAAGAACTGGAGAATCATCTGACCACCCAGAGCAGCGGATCTCACATCACCCCTCAAG ATTTGTCCATGGCCATGCAGAAACTCTATCAGACATTTGTTGCACTTGCTGCACAGTTGCAGGGAGCTCATGAGAATGTTAAG ACTCTCAAACATCAGTACCTGGGCTACCGACGAGCCTTCCTCGACGACTCCACTGACATATTCGAGTCGAAACGCATCGCCAGCAAGAAATGGCAGAGCTCTCCGCACGTCACCACAGGCCCCGCCCCCTTCGGCAGCATTCCCAACGCAGCAGCCGTTGCCATGGCTGCCACTCTCACTCAGCAGCAGCAGCCGGCTCCAG GACCACAGGCGCCCTTGGGGGCCAGTTTTGGCACTCCCTTTTCCTCGGGTATTGGCACTAGCATGGGCTCATCCAGCCTCGGAG GGTTTGGAACATCTAACACCTCTGGCTTCAACTTCAGTAACCCTGGAATCAATGCGTCAGCTGGGTTGACCTTTGGCGTTTCCAACACACAAACTCCTGGATTTGGGGCAGGAGGGCCACTGCTACAACTCAAAAAGCCACCAGCGGGAAATAAAAGGGGCAAGAGATAA
- the LOC141300457 gene encoding nucleoporin p58/p45-like isoform X3: MSSFNFGTTTLGSTGTGGGFSFGAATSTPAAGTGGLSFGGFGTPTTTPAATSTTSTLGFGTSLFAQKPTTGFSFNTPASGAVAAAASTTGLALGSLAPSTAASAGFSLGFGKPAASATPFSLTTTTAAPTGTGLTLGSVLTSTAPQASSTGFSLNLGGAAATSSAPASGFSFGAGAGTGLFSNPALTGLGQSTLGGPLSLGGLVSASVAATSAPAPSLGLGGVDFSTSSEKNTDKLSSTRPEDSKALKDENLPGPICQDVDNFQKFVKEQKQVQEEISRMSSKAIVKVQEDIKTLRQLLSICASGLQRNSLSIDKLKLETSQELKNADIALRTQKIPPGLQHENTAPSDYFRALVEQFEVQLQQYRQQIEELENHLTTQSSGSHITPQDLSMAMQKLYQTFVALAAQLQGAHENVKTLKHQYLGYRRAFLDDSTDIFESKRIASKKWQSSPHVTTGPAPFGSIPNAAAVAMAATLTQQQQPAPGFGTSNTSGFNFSNPGINASAGLTFGVSNTQTPGFGAGGPLLQLKKPPAGNKRGKR, translated from the exons ATGTCCAGCTTTAACTTCGGCACAACGACCCTCGGGTCCACCGGTACCGGAGGGGGTTTCTCATTTGGAGCTGCGACCAG CACACCTGCTGCAGGTACGGGTGGACTCTCATTTGGAGGGTTTGGCACACCGACAACCACACCGGCCGCCACCAGTACCACATCAACACTGGGATTTGGGACCAGTTTATTTGCACAGAAACCAACAACTGGATTCTCCTTTAACACACCTGCCTCAG gggctgttgctgctgctgcatCCACTACTGGCCTTGCTTTAG GAAGTCTTGCCCCTTCAACCGCTGCTTCTGCTGGTTTCAGCCTGGGCTTCGGAAAGCCAGCAGCCTCCGCTACACCTTTCTCACTGACAACCACCACCGCTGCACCTACAGGCACAGGCCTGACTCTGGGATCCGTCCTGACCTCCACAGCCCCTCAGGCCAGCTCCACTGGCTTCTCGCTCAACTTAGGAGGAGCTGCCGCCACTTCCTCCGCTCCCGCCTCGGGTTTTTCCTTTGGTGCGGGTGCCGGTACTGGTCTATTTTCCAACCCTGCCTTGACAG GTTTGGGACAGTCCACTTTAGGTGGACCTCTGAGTCTGGGTGGTTTAGTCTCTGCCTCTGTCGCAGCCACCTCTGCGCCTGCGCCCAGTCTCGGCCTGGGTGGAGTAGACTTCAGTACTTCTTCTGAAAAGAACACTGACAAGTTATCCAGCACCAGACCAGA GGACAGCAAAGCCCTCAAAGATGAAAACTTGCCAGGTCCGATTTGTCAAGATGTGGACAACTTTCA GAAGTTTGTTAAGGAGCAGAAGCAAGTCCAGGAAGAGATCAGCAGGATGTCTTCTAAAGCCATTGTTAAAGTGCAAGAAGACATCAAGACACTCAGACAGCTTCTGTCCATCTGTGCCAGCGGCCTGCAAAGAAATTCACTCTCCATAGACAAGCTAAAGTTGGAAACTTCTCAG GAATTGAAGAATGCCGACATCGCACTTCGCACCCAGAAGATCCCTCCTGGACTCCAACATGAGAACACAGCACCTTCCGA TTATTTCCGAGCTCTTGTGGAGCAATTTGAGGTGCAGTTACAGCAGTACCGTCAGCAGATTGAAGAACTGGAGAATCATCTGACCACCCAGAGCAGCGGATCTCACATCACCCCTCAAG ATTTGTCCATGGCCATGCAGAAACTCTATCAGACATTTGTTGCACTTGCTGCACAGTTGCAGGGAGCTCATGAGAATGTTAAG ACTCTCAAACATCAGTACCTGGGCTACCGACGAGCCTTCCTCGACGACTCCACTGACATATTCGAGTCGAAACGCATCGCCAGCAAGAAATGGCAGAGCTCTCCGCACGTCACCACAGGCCCCGCCCCCTTCGGCAGCATTCCCAACGCAGCAGCCGTTGCCATGGCTGCCACTCTCACTCAGCAGCAGCAGCCGGCTCCAG GGTTTGGAACATCTAACACCTCTGGCTTCAACTTCAGTAACCCTGGAATCAATGCGTCAGCTGGGTTGACCTTTGGCGTTTCCAACACACAAACTCCTGGATTTGGGGCAGGAGGGCCACTGCTACAACTCAAAAAGCCACCAGCGGGAAATAAAAGGGGCAAGAGATAA